In the genome of Bacteroidota bacterium, the window CCACTCCTTTGCGTATTCATCCTTTTGCTTTCATGGAAACGGCTTTCCGTCAGGGTTACAACCTGGATGATTATTCCTTTATTGTCAACCAGGTTAAACGTACAGGCGGAACCATGATCCTGCTTTGGAACAACGAATCTTTTTCGGAAAAGTTCAGAGGAAAATCAGGACTGAATCTTTATGAAGAAATGATAAGAATAGGACAGGGGAAAGTTAATTGATATTGCGAACTATCATCGGCCTTTTAGGCTTATCTTTGCGCTTATCCATTTTATCTGCTCATGATCAAAAGTATACTAAGATACTCCAGGGAAATATTGAAGATCTTTTTCCGTGGCCGTTCGCGCTATCTTGTCAGGGAAAAATTGAGATTATGGTTTAAGAGAAAAGCGTGGCTTTCGCTGGATCCGGCGACCAGGGAAGAAGCTGCTGAAGGTCTGGATTCTTCAGCAGGATGGCTGATCACGGCCCAAAAAATGATGAAGGATAATGGAATGGGCTCCTACAGTCTTTCCGGATCCTGGTCATCCTCCTATCCGGAAACCACCGGTTATATTATCCCCACTTTATTGGATTATTACAGGTTTTCAAAGCAGGAGGAAGCCCGGATAGCCGCCCTGAAAGCCGCTGCATGGCTTGTTTCCATACAGCTCGACAATGGTGGCTGGCAGGGCGGAAGGATGAATGAGAACCGCCCCGCCATCGTTTTTAACACCGGACAGGTCTTGCGTGGCCTCATCGCCGCATGGGAGGAAACCCGGCTGGAAGAATATCTTGATTGTGCCATAAGAGGCGCAGACTGGTTATGCGATGTGCAACACCCCGATGGCTACTGGAAAAAGAACGCTTTGATGAACCAGGCCCGCGTTTATGATTCCTATGTCGACGTTCCTCTGCTGAACCTATGGAAGATTACCGGAAATCAACGCTATGCCGACCATGCCCTGCGTAACCTCGAATGGATAACCCGTAAAAAACAAATGGGAAACGGATGGTTTTCTGATTGTGATAATACCATGAAACATAACGACCGCCCTATCCTGCACACCATCGCTTATACCATCGACGGGTTACACGACTGCGGAACTATACTAGGAAACAAGGAATTATTGGAAGCAGCCGCCTATCCGGCAGATATGCTGGCAGGGATTTATAAAAAACAGGGTTTTCTTCACGGCAGATACGATGAGAAATGGAATGGCTCTGAACATCCCATACTCACAGGAATGGCCCAAATGGCAATAGTCTGGCTGAAACTGGCTGGTCAATCCAAGGATGGAGATTATAAACACCTGGCCGGTAAACTGCTGTCTCAACTCTTATGGCTGCAGGAAAAAAATGGTAGCAGAGATATCCAGGGAGCAATTACCGGATCTTTTCCTATGTGGGGGCGCTATGAGCCATTCGCCTATCCAAACTGGGCGGTTAAGTTTTTTTCCGATGCCTTGCTAAGGTATTGCCTTCAACCCGAATAAACAATCATGAAGAAATACTACAGGGAACAAAACGCTGTGCTTGCAAACCAATTCATACAGGCTGCTGATTTGTATGGGCCTTCCCCTGCATTGAAGCTAAAAGGGTTTGAATATACCTACAATACATTAAAACAAAATGCTACGGCAATTGCTCTTCAAATTCTTGAAAGAGAAGATAAAACACATAATGTAGTTGCTGTATGGGGTTCCCCCTCTCTGGCCGCCTATGCAGGTATCCCGGGCATCCTGATGGCTTCCTGCGCTTATGTCCCGATGAATCCACGATTCCCGACCGAAAGAAATCTGTTTGTGTACGAGCGATCCGGTGCTGAAATATTGGTGCTTGGACCGGAAGATTTTGAGGAGGTAAACAGGCTTTTTACAGACTATCCCAGGAAGCCATTATTAATCTTTTCCGGCAATGATACTTTGCCCGAAGGACTTGCAAATTCCGGGTTTAAGTATTTATCTGCCCGGCCTTCAGAAAAAAATGATATTCCGGG includes:
- a CDS encoding glycoside hydrolase family 127 protein yields the protein MIKSILRYSREILKIFFRGRSRYLVREKLRLWFKRKAWLSLDPATREEAAEGLDSSAGWLITAQKMMKDNGMGSYSLSGSWSSSYPETTGYIIPTLLDYYRFSKQEEARIAALKAAAWLVSIQLDNGGWQGGRMNENRPAIVFNTGQVLRGLIAAWEETRLEEYLDCAIRGADWLCDVQHPDGYWKKNALMNQARVYDSYVDVPLLNLWKITGNQRYADHALRNLEWITRKKQMGNGWFSDCDNTMKHNDRPILHTIAYTIDGLHDCGTILGNKELLEAAAYPADMLAGIYKKQGFLHGRYDEKWNGSEHPILTGMAQMAIVWLKLAGQSKDGDYKHLAGKLLSQLLWLQEKNGSRDIQGAITGSFPMWGRYEPFAYPNWAVKFFSDALLRYCLQPE